Proteins encoded within one genomic window of Chiloscyllium punctatum isolate Juve2018m chromosome 7, sChiPun1.3, whole genome shotgun sequence:
- the LOC140479459 gene encoding tumor necrosis factor ligand superfamily member 6-like — MERRNLYSMKIPDRENRPPCQPSAAWPAPLPEYRLDKKLGWLKVCHIVTVIMFFLILAGLLFGICYLHQLQQEVEQVKQMIDVNPQTKAQKQIGAENVTKPKQGVKMAAHLTGKVSSNHSKRLMWESSLGHAFTDGILYKDGALIINETGKYFIYTKIYFRGMQCETVTLTQSVIQRNVNYQNDMSLMENTMLNYCSGTGPWAKNTFQAGIFHLSQGVQLFVSVSHPRMVSTNELMTFFGLYKL, encoded by the exons ATGGAGCGAAGGAACCTCTATTCCATGAAAATACCTGATAGAGAGAACCGTCCTCCATGCCAGCCATCAGCTGCATGGCCTGCGCCCCTTCCAGAATACAGACTTGATAAGAAACTGGGCTGGCTGAAAGTCTGCCACATTGTGACTGTCATCATGTTTTTTCTCATTCTGGCTGGCCTACTGTTTGGTATATGTTACTTACACCAACTTCAACAAGAGGTCGAGCAAGTGAAACAG ATGATCGATGTCAATCCACAGACTAAAGCTCAGAAGCAAATTG GAGCTGAGAACGTAACCAAGCCAAAGCAAGGGGTTAAAATGGCTGCTCACCTAACAG GAAAAGTATCATCTAATCATTCCAAAAGATTGATGTGGGAGTCGTCTCTGGGCCATGCATTCACAGATGGGATTCTATACAAGGATGGAGCGCTCATCATCAACGAAACTGGAAAATACTTTATTTACACAAAAATCTATTTCCGCGGAATGCAATGTgagaccgtcacactgacccaatcTGTAATCCAGCGTAATGTTAATTATCAGAATGATATGAGCTTGATGGAAAACACCATGCTAAACTACTGCAGTGGCACTGGACCGTGGGCGAAAAATACCTTTCAGGCTGGAATATTTCATCTGAGTCAAGGGGTACAGCTGTTTGTCAGTGTGTCCCATCCAAGAATGGTTAGTACTAACGAGTTAATGACTTTCTTTGGACTATATAAGCTTTAA